The Parafrankia discariae genome includes a window with the following:
- a CDS encoding VOC family protein, which produces MSSIKKFQVTFDCAEPERIARFWCEVLGYVVSPPKGFATWDDFNRSRFPEDQGSWFACIDPSGVGPRLFFQRVPEGKVAKNRLHLDVRVGPGLVGEERLATLEAECARLVVLGAVRMRLLYDGHDSCIVMQDIEGNEFCLD; this is translated from the coding sequence ATGTCATCGATCAAGAAGTTCCAAGTCACCTTTGACTGTGCAGAGCCTGAGCGCATCGCCCGTTTTTGGTGCGAGGTGTTGGGGTACGTTGTGTCGCCGCCGAAGGGGTTCGCCACCTGGGACGATTTCAACCGCTCCCGGTTTCCTGAGGATCAGGGTTCATGGTTCGCCTGCATTGATCCCTCAGGTGTAGGCCCGCGACTGTTCTTTCAGCGCGTTCCCGAAGGAAAGGTCGCCAAGAATCGGCTGCATCTTGACGTGAGGGTCGGCCCGGGGCTCGTGGGTGAAGAGCGCCTCGCCACGCTCGAAGCCGAATGCGCACGACTGGTCGTGCTCGGCGCGGTGCGCATGCGACTGCTGTATGACGGCCACGATTCCTGCATCGTGATGCAGGACATCGAGGGAAACGAGTTTTGTCTCGACTGA